The following are from one region of the Mixophyes fleayi isolate aMixFle1 chromosome 7, aMixFle1.hap1, whole genome shotgun sequence genome:
- the LOC142097084 gene encoding rab3 GTPase-activating protein catalytic subunit-like, producing MAADSDPESEVFEITDFTTASEWERFISKVEEVLNDWKLIGVPTKKTPEKGEFTTGVWEEEGCEVLFADFKFFIKHHYFVQESGEKDEKEEEVEGEDTLPVCMQDLLCLNNDFPAIAHCLVRWYGLREFVVISPAANDAVISESKCNLLLSSVSIALGNTGWVADFWVFL from the exons TGTTTGAGATCACTGACTTCACCACAGCTTCTGAATGGGAGAG ATTTATTTCAAAAGTTGAAGAGGTCTTGAATGACTGGAAACTGATTGGCGTTCCCACAAAGAAGACACCTGAAAAG GGAGAGTTTACCACCGGTGTGTGGGAGGAGGAAGGGTGCGAAGTTTTGTTTGCCGACTTCAAATTCTTCATCAAGCACCATTACTTTGTGCAAGAGTCGGGGGAGAAAGACGAGAAGGAAGAGGAAGTAGAAGGAGAAG ACACGCTTCCTGTCTGCATGCAGGACCTGCTGTGCTTGAACAATGATTTCCCCGCCATCGCTCACTGCTTGGTCCGATG gtatGGACTGCGTGAGTTTGTAGTCATTTCTCCAGCTGCTAATGACGCTGTTATCAGTGAATCCAAGTGCAATCTTCTGCTGAGCTCTGTGTCTATAGCTCTAGGAAATACTGGCTG GGTTGCTGACTTTTGGGTCTTTCTGTAA